The Novipirellula aureliae sequence CGTCCCATTGTACGGTTGGCCGGACACTTCGATCGGTCCCGTCAATCCATACAGCACAATTTTTGCTAAAACCTCTTCATCACCGTTCACGATATCGCTTCCCGCCAACGGCGGGAACTGATTCGCAACACCTTGTCCATTGGCTTGATGACACGCGGCACAATTGTTGTACACACGTTTGCCCATCAAAATCGGATCAATTTTTGTGGTTGGTTTATCAGTTGCTAAAAGGCTGGATGACGCATAGGCATTGGGACCTTCGTATCGGTCGACGGCAAAGTCGGCACTGAAACGGCCAAGATACCAACCACCCCACATCAGCAACGAAAACGATGCGAGTATGAGCCAGATGGGAATCGGCTGAGAACCTTCTCGAGGCTCCGTCTTTTCGCGGTACACGACCGCATGCATTTCTTCAACATCTGGCTCGGTACCATGTTCTTGTTCGTAAGCGTCGATCGATCGGAGATCACGTGGTTGGTCATGATTTTTCATTGCAGATCGTCAAGCGATAGTTCTTGTTTCAGTGACTTTAAGTAGGCGACCAGTTGCTTGGCCTCTTCGTTCGGAATGATCCACTTCGGAGATCCTTGCCCACCACCGGGAAGTTCAATCGCTCCGATATCGGGAACGGAATCCTGATCAGACTCGGTGAATAAAAACTTGAACGGCGGCATGACGGAACCTTTCGAGGTGATCTGTGGATCATACAGATGAAGAAAATGCCATTGCTCGCTTGGCTGCCGCATCCCAATGTTCGATAAATCAGGGCCCGTTCGCATTGTTCCCGTGAATGGAGGGCGTTGTAAAATGTAGTCAAGCGGAACGCTCCGTCGTTGCCCCCAACCGCGTTCTAAATCCGCACCGAATCCCTCGGGCCGCACCTGCTGGCTGTGACAATAGATACATCCCAGCCCACGGTACAAATCCCGACCCGGTTTCTCGCGCCAATCATCAAGCGGGCGAGGGTAGATAACCTTGCTGCCATCGGGCGTGGTCGCTTCGACCGCGACGAACGAATCCATCTGCCAATCTGGGATTAAGACCAAGCCAAATAACGATGCTGTAACGGTGGCCAGAGCGATCATAATGATCGCAGGAAAATGATTCACGACTGAACCTCAGCACGAGAAAAAGGAAGCCAGCGAAAGCGTGTCGTATTGAACAACGTCGGGACGGATGCGGAAGCACCGCGGTGACGCAACATCTTCCAAACCGAGATTGCAAAGGCAATATGCCCGACCGTCATCAACGTCCCCGCCACACTCCGCGACCAGAGATAGGGAATCGTTCGTGAAACGATCTCCAAAAATGGGATATCAGGATTGTTCATTGCGAATCCTTGTTCGATTCCCGCCCACGTCAAACCAACCCAATACATCGTCATCCCCATCGCGGTTCCCCAAAAGTGGACCTTGATCAACTTCGCACTCGGCCACTCACATTCCACTAATCGGGGCATCACATAGTACATCGAACCGAACGAGACCATCGTGAAGAAGGAGTAAACGCCCAAATGAGCGTGAGCGATCGTGTAGTGCGTGAAATGGGTCACTTCGTTGATCGCGCGGATGCTTTGCAGCGATCCTTGAAAACTAACGGCCGTATACGACATCGCTCCGAACACGATAAACCGCAGCGTTGGACTTGACTTCAACACATGGAAATTCCCCACCATCGTCATGTGGTGGTTGATCGCTACCGTGGTCACGGGAATGAACATCATCAAACTGCCAACGACGCCAACCGTCACAACCCAAACCGGAAGCGGGCCACCGATCAAATGATGAGTACCGGCCCAATTGTAAAAGATCGCCAGTGTCCAAAAACCAAGAATCGAAAAATGGTAACTATGAATCGGGCGGCCAATCACTTTGGGGATAAAGTAGTATGCCGAAGCCAAACCAATCGGGGTCAACCATAAGCCCAATACATTGTGCGCGAACCACCAATTCGTCGCCATCTTTGCGATACCCGTTGAAGCAGGCGTTTGAATGAGAATGGTGGCGCCGAGATAGAGGAACGGGAACCACATCGTCGATCCGAACAAATACCATAGCGAAATATACAGATGCTTGGTCTTTCGCGCCGCCAACATTTTCCATGCAGCAACGAAGATCACCAGGAACGCCATTGCAATGGGCGCTGCCGCCCAGGCGGGAAATTCCATCCATTCCACACCAGTGCTGTTCCCTCGCAGGATCTCGAATGTGCCCAGGGCGACGAGAAAATTCCAATAGAGAGCCATCAGGTAAAGTCCTTCTCGCCAGGCGAGCTGTGTCTTGCAAAGCCGAGCAAACAACCACAGCATGGTGCCAATCCCGCTCATGGATGCCCAGCCGTAGATCATCGTACTGAGATGCGCCGGACGAACACGTCCGAACGTCAGCCAAGCGGAATCCGCAAGAAACCCAGGCGTATGGAGCTTGATCGAAGAGACCAATGCCAACAACGACCCCAACAGCAGCCAAAAGACAGCGCTGCCATACCACAACAAAACGACCTGCCGACACGACTGATCGATCAGCCAACGCTCACTCGGCAGGACATCGACAACCTCAGGTTCGACCACCCCAAGCTCGGTTGTTTTCGTTGATGCTGTCTCATTCATTAAATTTTGCCGTCTTTGCAGTCTGTATTCTGAGGAAACGAATCGGTAACCTTCCCGATCGGCTCGTCCGCATCGAAAATCGACATCGCATCTCCTTTGATGTTGCTAAACTTTCCCGTCTGGATGGCCCAAACCAAAGCGACGAGGGAGCTGGTTCCTAGCACACCCATGAAAATCCAAATTGCAAAGATGACGGCCACGTTACGATGCCCCCTCAAAAAACTTCTTGATCATCTGAATCGTTGCGGCCCGACCGGCCCGAGCCCAAGAAGACATCAAGGGGATCCCCTTCGGACAAACCGCTTGGCAATTGCCTGCTTTGCCACAGTTCTGAATCCCCCCCGGTGCAATCAGCTTTTCAATTCGATCTTCGTCCGTCATTTTCCCGGTTGGGTGCGAATTCATCAGCACAACTTGACTCATCGCCGCCGCTCCAATGAAGCTCTGGTCCAACACATTGTCACGGCGAGTTTGGTATTCTTCATCGGTTTCCTGGTCGCGGCGTTCAACCGATGCCTTTGTGTACTGTGGACATGCTTCTAGACAACAACCGCAACTCATACATTGGCTAAGTGGATAGGCTTTCTGTTGCTCCTTTGGTGATTGCAAGGGACCTCGTCCCCTATCGCCGTAGGTGTCCACCGGAATCCAACACTCCAATTTCTGTAGCGCCCGAAACACCCGGTGTCGATCCACAAACAG is a genomic window containing:
- a CDS encoding cbb3-type cytochrome c oxidase subunit II; the encoded protein is MNHFPAIIMIALATVTASLFGLVLIPDWQMDSFVAVEATTPDGSKVIYPRPLDDWREKPGRDLYRGLGCIYCHSQQVRPEGFGADLERGWGQRRSVPLDYILQRPPFTGTMRTGPDLSNIGMRQPSEQWHFLHLYDPQITSKGSVMPPFKFLFTESDQDSVPDIGAIELPGGGQGSPKWIIPNEEAKQLVAYLKSLKQELSLDDLQ
- a CDS encoding c-type cytochrome, encoding MKNHDQPRDLRSIDAYEQEHGTEPDVEEMHAVVYREKTEPREGSQPIPIWLILASFSLLMWGGWYLGRFSADFAVDRYEGPNAYASSSLLATDKPTTKIDPILMGKRVYNNCAACHQANGQGVANQFPPLAGSDIVNGDEEVLAKIVLYGLTGPIEVSGQPYNGTMPPWSHLDDRSLAAVLTYVRSSWGNESSSVSPEVIKSVRDSNSFRKNAMTRSDLE
- the sdhB gene encoding succinate dehydrogenase iron-sulfur subunit, producing MKRSRSSNASRPLEFEVCILRQDHPDRPSYWQTFRLAYEPGLNITAVLQRIATNPTTATGERTTPVAYDANCLEEVCGSCTMLINGRVRQACSALVDSLLDERRDVIELCPMSKFPVVRDLFVDRHRVFRALQKLECWIPVDTYGDRGRGPLQSPKEQQKAYPLSQCMSCGCCLEACPQYTKASVERRDQETDEEYQTRRDNVLDQSFIGAAAMSQVVLMNSHPTGKMTDEDRIEKLIAPGGIQNCGKAGNCQAVCPKGIPLMSSWARAGRAATIQMIKKFFEGAS
- a CDS encoding cbb3-type cytochrome c oxidase subunit I, translating into MNETASTKTTELGVVEPEVVDVLPSERWLIDQSCRQVVLLWYGSAVFWLLLGSLLALVSSIKLHTPGFLADSAWLTFGRVRPAHLSTMIYGWASMSGIGTMLWLFARLCKTQLAWREGLYLMALYWNFLVALGTFEILRGNSTGVEWMEFPAWAAAPIAMAFLVIFVAAWKMLAARKTKHLYISLWYLFGSTMWFPFLYLGATILIQTPASTGIAKMATNWWFAHNVLGLWLTPIGLASAYYFIPKVIGRPIHSYHFSILGFWTLAIFYNWAGTHHLIGGPLPVWVVTVGVVGSLMMFIPVTTVAINHHMTMVGNFHVLKSSPTLRFIVFGAMSYTAVSFQGSLQSIRAINEVTHFTHYTIAHAHLGVYSFFTMVSFGSMYYVMPRLVECEWPSAKLIKVHFWGTAMGMTMYWVGLTWAGIEQGFAMNNPDIPFLEIVSRTIPYLWSRSVAGTLMTVGHIAFAISVWKMLRHRGASASVPTLFNTTRFRWLPFSRAEVQS